TGCGGGACAGCTCACGCTGCGTACGCACGGTGCGGCGGGTGAACTGCTCCAGCTCCCCGCCCCGCACCGCGTCCTGGAGGACGGCGGCGGCGTTGGCGTCGTAGGCGAGCAGCACCTTGCCGATCGCCGTGGCGTGCATGGGCAGGAGCATGCCGACGTCGAGCGTCTGCAGGCTGTCGTCGGGCCGGAAGACGTGGTGGACCACCAGGACCTTGCCCTGGAGGTGGGTGCCGATCCGCACCGCCTCGCCGCTGCGCGCGGCAAGGGCGTCGGCCCAGTTGATCGCCCGCGAGCGGAGCTCGTTCACGTCGAGGTAGCTGGTGCCCAGGTGCAGCAGCGCGGCGCCGAGCTGGTACTTGCCGGTCGCCTCGTCCTGCTCGACGAAGCCGACGAGCTGGAGGGTGCGCAGGATGCCGTGCGCCGTGCCCCGGGCCAGCCCCAGGGAGTTGGCGATCTCGGTGAGGCCGAGCCGTCCCGATCCCTGGGCGAGGAGCCGCAGGATCGCGGCGGCGCGCTCGATGGACTGGACCGGACCTGGCACGCCCCGGATCCTAGCCGCGTCGGCGAGTGGTCGGCAGTGCCGACACCCCGCCGGACGAGTTCGGCGCGTCTCCCGCCGCCGGACGGGCTCGCGCGCGCCGTGGTTCTTCGCGTCATGCCGGGGGAGCGT
The sequence above is drawn from the Microbispora sp. ZYX-F-249 genome and encodes:
- a CDS encoding IclR family transcriptional regulator; translation: MPGPVQSIERAAAILRLLAQGSGRLGLTEIANSLGLARGTAHGILRTLQLVGFVEQDEATGKYQLGAALLHLGTSYLDVNELRSRAINWADALAARSGEAVRIGTHLQGKVLVVHHVFRPDDSLQTLDVGMLLPMHATAIGKVLLAYDANAAAVLQDAVRGGELEQFTRRTVRTQRELSRMLAAVREHGWASDADETGMGEAGVAAPIRGYGGLVVGAMGISGATERICDSGGRPRPELVGYVRDAARAVSRDLGASRW